Proteins found in one Paenibacillus dendritiformis genomic segment:
- a CDS encoding FliH/SctL family protein — MSNVIKSTQYVPLEQMRLIEAVRRHQQQRVEEEAAAAPEPLTRETLLNQDEQLAELRQSILDDAQSFAEEHLRQATEEAERMKEEAQSQIEAWWEERRQQDEQLIESTRSESYETGYREGMERAEQEIKEAYERKIAEAEAVLRQAYQAKEQLIQEAEPFVVSLSCTVAEKIIQKQLTVEPEIVLELARKTLSRKRESGTITLCVSPEQFAYVHAAREELSLAVDSQAELQIIPDSSVNDGGCVVRSALGSIDARIDTQLTEIKKALMQVAMQHEEQSGHDA, encoded by the coding sequence TTGTCTAATGTCATCAAATCGACTCAATATGTTCCGCTGGAGCAGATGAGATTGATTGAAGCGGTGCGGCGTCATCAGCAGCAGCGGGTCGAGGAGGAGGCTGCGGCAGCGCCGGAGCCGTTGACCCGGGAGACTCTGCTGAACCAGGATGAACAGCTGGCCGAGCTGAGGCAGTCGATTCTCGATGATGCGCAATCGTTCGCCGAGGAGCATCTTCGGCAAGCGACCGAAGAGGCGGAGCGGATGAAGGAAGAAGCGCAGAGTCAGATAGAAGCATGGTGGGAAGAACGGCGCCAGCAGGACGAGCAGCTGATCGAATCTACCCGGAGCGAGAGCTATGAGACCGGATATCGGGAAGGCATGGAGCGCGCGGAGCAGGAGATTAAGGAAGCGTACGAGCGCAAAATCGCGGAAGCCGAGGCAGTGTTGCGCCAAGCCTATCAGGCGAAGGAGCAGTTAATCCAGGAGGCGGAGCCGTTCGTTGTCTCTCTCAGCTGTACGGTCGCGGAGAAGATCATTCAGAAGCAGCTGACCGTCGAACCCGAGATTGTGCTGGAACTGGCCCGCAAGACGCTGTCCCGTAAGCGGGAAAGCGGAACGATTACGCTATGTGTCTCACCTGAGCAGTTCGCCTATGTGCATGCGGCGAGGGAAGAACTCAGTCTGGCGGTCGATTCGCAGGCAGAACTGCAAATTATCCCGGACTCCAGCGTGAACGACGGGGGCTGCGTCGTCCGGTCTGCGCTCGGCAGCATCGATGCGCGGATTGACACGCAGTTGACGGAGATCAAAAAAGCGCTAATGCAGGTAGCGATGCAGCATGAGGAGCAGAGTGGCCATGACGCATGA
- a CDS encoding flagellar FlbD family protein, with protein MISVTRLNGSPMWVNALLIETVEETPDTYITLTTGKKFIVLEKGPEVIERIEQYVRSVGIIAGTKKTEPSEGQP; from the coding sequence ATGATATCCGTCACGCGATTGAACGGTTCTCCCATGTGGGTGAACGCCCTTCTCATCGAGACCGTGGAAGAGACGCCGGACACCTACATCACATTGACGACGGGGAAGAAGTTCATCGTACTGGAGAAGGGGCCGGAAGTGATTGAACGGATCGAACAATATGTTCGTTCCGTCGGTATCATCGCCGGAACGAAGAAGACAGAACCATCGGAGGGACAACCATGA
- the fliF gene encoding flagellar basal-body MS-ring/collar protein FliF produces MNETIGRYRERITQYWNQFSKKQKILLLSTIAFVILAVVILTAQLTKTEYELAFENLNANDASGIIEYLNSNRIPYELSGDGSKISVPSASAAKVKVDIGAQGIVKNGSIGFESFGADGLMGGMTDNVFDVRYKNALNGEIERLLRLMNGVQDAKAIINLPKETVFATPEQEQASASIVLKFKPGYQPNQAAVDGYFNLVKTAVPNLAVDDITISSDEGPMFASDSQGGASKSIFGEVDEQLKIQRKYENDIRMKIQEFLGAYVPADKVSVLVSAKLNFDKVQKQEDLVTPVNTEEMKGIEISVQELQESYSGKGAQTGGVAGVGDGEVPNYPSASGSGDTNSEKSQRTINYDVNRIKNLIESSPYAVKDLTIHAAVDANNMEPAQIDAIEKVLRSIVAAQLKDSGATYTDEELTQKVSVMTQNGAKDGGTATASTVPNWVWYGAGALALLVVVGGIAYAVVRRRRRAEEVYADELSPLPTHVELPSIDLENLTGEHQVRKQLEMLAKKKPEEFVKLLRTWLVDESR; encoded by the coding sequence GTGAATGAAACCATTGGCCGGTATCGGGAACGAATAACCCAATACTGGAATCAATTCAGTAAAAAGCAAAAAATTCTTCTGCTGTCCACAATCGCATTTGTAATCTTGGCTGTTGTCATTTTAACGGCACAGCTGACAAAAACAGAGTATGAGCTTGCTTTTGAAAATCTTAATGCCAATGATGCTTCCGGCATCATTGAATATTTGAATTCGAACCGCATCCCGTACGAGCTCAGCGGCGACGGCAGCAAAATATCCGTTCCTAGCGCATCGGCGGCAAAAGTTAAGGTCGACATCGGAGCCCAGGGCATCGTCAAGAACGGTTCGATTGGCTTCGAATCGTTCGGCGCCGACGGACTGATGGGCGGAATGACGGACAACGTATTCGATGTTCGCTACAAGAACGCCCTGAACGGCGAAATCGAAAGATTGCTGCGTCTAATGAACGGTGTGCAAGACGCTAAGGCCATTATTAATCTCCCGAAGGAGACGGTCTTCGCAACACCGGAGCAGGAACAGGCGTCGGCTTCTATTGTGCTGAAATTTAAGCCTGGATACCAGCCGAATCAGGCGGCGGTTGACGGATACTTCAATCTGGTCAAGACCGCAGTTCCCAACTTGGCGGTTGACGACATCACCATCTCGAGCGATGAAGGGCCCATGTTCGCTTCCGACTCGCAAGGCGGCGCGTCCAAGAGCATCTTCGGCGAGGTGGATGAGCAGCTCAAAATTCAGCGCAAGTATGAGAATGATATCCGCATGAAAATACAAGAATTCCTTGGCGCCTATGTGCCGGCGGACAAAGTGAGCGTACTGGTGTCCGCAAAGCTGAATTTCGATAAAGTTCAAAAACAGGAAGATCTTGTCACTCCGGTTAATACGGAGGAGATGAAAGGTATCGAAATCAGCGTCCAGGAGCTGCAGGAATCCTACAGCGGCAAAGGCGCGCAAACCGGCGGCGTCGCAGGCGTCGGAGACGGCGAAGTGCCGAACTATCCTTCCGCTTCGGGAAGCGGGGATACCAACTCTGAGAAAAGCCAACGGACGATTAATTATGATGTGAACCGCATCAAAAATCTGATTGAGTCCAGTCCGTATGCCGTGAAAGATCTGACCATACACGCAGCGGTTGACGCGAACAATATGGAGCCTGCCCAAATCGATGCGATTGAAAAGGTGCTTCGTTCGATCGTCGCTGCGCAGTTAAAAGATTCAGGCGCTACATATACAGACGAAGAATTGACACAAAAAGTTTCAGTTATGACCCAAAATGGTGCTAAAGATGGGGGAACAGCCACTGCAAGCACGGTTCCGAACTGGGTATGGTATGGCGCGGGTGCGCTTGCATTACTAGTTGTCGTAGGCGGAATTGCCTATGCGGTCGTTCGCCGCCGCAGACGAGCGGAAGAAGTCTATGCGGACGAACTGTCTCCGTTGCCTACTCATGTTGAGCTTCCATCCATTGATTTAGAGAATCTGACAGGCGAGCATCAGGTGCGCAAGCAATTGGAAATGCTGGCGAAGAAAAAGCCGGAAGAGTTTGTGAAATTGCTGCGTACATGGCTTGTTGACGAATCGAGGTGA
- a CDS encoding flagellar hook-length control protein FliK, whose translation MAGTIMNISAGSAAPVMGGTQAKAGAADGGSGFWTVLSQCMDTSGEASAWPGGLASLFNLGEGTGSMPALPEGAAEAAEALIQPLLDSLQSADDELESNPELFAALQQWVVQAQQWLNGQQPNAEHSDASAQSPSVLIEQPSTITIAVRDVLAQLAGLLEAKQADAPMMAQLAGNGQAAAVLETAAAVQSQTQATSERQAQGAGSELPHAAASAKGEQAQPAEAIRWMARLADMLKQEGAANAPAAPAAANAARAAAAQAQSVAQAEIMPAASAGAKPASEAASGPDHAQPEPQLGQVMQAGQWALRQEGLNSTKPLPVIHADRFADEMAGFMVKQLRFSRIGTMSEAKISLYPEHLGQVEIRLTIQNGQLTARFLTEHLMAKDMLEQQMSMLRGALQSQGIQVEKIEVSQQSSNALNSSLFQEERRQQDTHRQQSSERGSKQGKPVTLDELAGALETEEELRAAQLLGGNSTFSASV comes from the coding sequence ATGGCAGGAACAATCATGAATATTTCAGCCGGAAGCGCAGCTCCGGTGATGGGCGGCACGCAGGCCAAGGCAGGAGCGGCCGATGGCGGATCCGGATTCTGGACCGTGCTCTCGCAATGCATGGATACATCGGGCGAGGCGTCGGCATGGCCGGGCGGCTTGGCTTCGCTGTTCAACCTTGGCGAAGGCACGGGCAGTATGCCAGCCTTGCCGGAGGGAGCGGCCGAGGCTGCTGAAGCATTGATTCAACCGCTGCTGGATTCGTTGCAGTCGGCGGATGATGAATTGGAGAGCAATCCGGAGCTGTTCGCCGCGCTGCAGCAATGGGTGGTGCAAGCCCAGCAGTGGCTGAACGGACAGCAGCCGAATGCGGAGCATTCTGATGCATCGGCACAGAGCCCGTCCGTCCTGATCGAGCAGCCGTCCACGATTACGATCGCGGTGCGGGATGTGCTCGCTCAACTGGCCGGTCTGCTGGAAGCGAAGCAAGCGGATGCCCCGATGATGGCGCAGCTTGCCGGGAACGGACAAGCGGCGGCCGTGTTGGAGACGGCGGCGGCCGTGCAGAGCCAGACGCAAGCGACGTCCGAACGGCAGGCGCAAGGCGCAGGCTCGGAGCTTCCCCATGCGGCAGCAAGCGCCAAGGGGGAACAGGCACAGCCCGCCGAAGCGATACGATGGATGGCCCGGCTCGCTGACATGCTGAAGCAGGAAGGCGCGGCCAACGCCCCAGCGGCTCCTGCAGCGGCCAATGCGGCGCGGGCAGCAGCGGCGCAAGCCCAGTCTGTGGCGCAGGCGGAGATCATGCCGGCAGCATCGGCTGGAGCGAAGCCGGCGTCAGAAGCGGCGAGCGGCCCAGACCACGCACAGCCTGAGCCGCAGCTTGGACAAGTCATGCAGGCAGGACAGTGGGCGCTGCGCCAGGAAGGCCTCAACTCGACGAAGCCGCTGCCCGTCATTCATGCGGACCGATTCGCGGATGAGATGGCCGGCTTCATGGTGAAGCAGCTGCGATTCAGCCGGATCGGAACGATGTCGGAAGCGAAGATTTCTCTGTACCCCGAGCATCTGGGACAGGTAGAGATTCGACTGACGATTCAGAACGGCCAATTGACGGCCCGCTTCTTGACCGAGCATCTGATGGCGAAGGATATGCTGGAACAGCAGATGTCCATGCTGCGCGGCGCACTGCAATCCCAGGGAATTCAAGTGGAGAAGATCGAAGTATCTCAGCAATCTTCGAATGCATTGAATTCTTCCCTCTTCCAGGAGGAACGGAGACAGCAGGATACCCACCGTCAGCAATCGTCGGAACGGGGGTCAAAGCAGGGCAAGCCGGTGACTTTGGATGAGCTTGCCGGGGCTTTGGAGACCGAAGAGGAACTGCGGGCAGCGCAGCTGCTTGGGGGGAATTCCACCTTCAGCGCAAGCGTGTAA
- a CDS encoding flagellar hook capping FlgD N-terminal domain-containing protein gives MASDAAVGKVVTWPNYSKENVAQASKKDGQTLGKDEFLKILITQLQNQDPMQPMQDRDFIAQMAQFSSVEQLMNIQTQLGSLHQALGMSSSLIGKEITWYGKSEDKEYKVGKDGQDDTNPILRTGIVESMIIRDGVSYAKVGKDEVDLSTIAEIREPGEAPGTEEPEQPEQPEQPGSESPGEESPAPGSEGQS, from the coding sequence ATGGCATCAGATGCAGCAGTCGGCAAAGTCGTCACCTGGCCGAACTACAGCAAGGAGAATGTGGCGCAGGCCAGCAAGAAGGACGGTCAGACGCTAGGAAAAGATGAATTTTTGAAAATTTTGATTACTCAGCTGCAAAATCAGGATCCGATGCAGCCGATGCAGGACCGGGACTTCATCGCGCAGATGGCCCAATTCAGCTCCGTCGAGCAGCTGATGAACATCCAGACCCAGCTCGGAAGCCTGCACCAGGCGCTCGGCATGTCTTCCAGCCTTATCGGCAAAGAGATTACATGGTACGGCAAGTCCGAAGATAAGGAATATAAGGTGGGGAAAGACGGTCAGGATGACACGAATCCGATACTGAGAACGGGCATCGTCGAGTCGATGATTATCCGCGATGGCGTGTCTTACGCGAAGGTCGGGAAGGATGAAGTCGATTTGAGCACGATCGCGGAAATTCGCGAACCGGGAGAAGCGCCTGGCACGGAAGAGCCGGAACAACCTGAACAACCGGAGCAGCCTGGATCTGAGTCGCCTGGGGAAGAGTCTCCTGCACCAGGATCGGAAGGCCAGTCATGA
- the fliI gene encoding flagellar protein export ATPase FliI, which produces MTHEVKWNAEKYVDYLSQIDPVRVNGKVTQVIGLTVESEGPDASVGEVCYIYPTKGSKPLMAEVVGFRDNKVLLMPLGELQAIGPGCDVVGTGKPLTVPVGSELLGKVLDGLGQPLDGSFLPTRMSSYSTTAVPSNPLARPRVLDPIGVGVRAIDGLLTIGNGQRVGIFAGSGVGKSTLLGMIARNTAADVNVIALIGERGREVLEFIERDLGPEGLARSVVVVATSDQPALVRIKGALIATTIAEYFRDRGMNVMLMMDSVTRYAMAMREVGLAIGEPPATRGYTPSVFASLPKLLERSGTGPSGSITAFYTVLVDGDDMNEPIADAVRGILDGHIVLNRNIANKGHFPAIDILASVSRVMKDIVPRDHQLAAEQLKRLLAVYRESEDLINIGAYQRGSNPAIDEALEFIDDIHAFTKQRIDESAPYNETIERLLMQFPGG; this is translated from the coding sequence ATGACGCATGAGGTGAAATGGAACGCGGAGAAATATGTCGACTACTTGTCCCAGATCGACCCGGTCCGCGTCAATGGCAAAGTGACACAGGTCATCGGTCTGACGGTGGAGTCGGAAGGCCCTGACGCGAGCGTAGGAGAAGTCTGCTACATATACCCGACCAAGGGGAGCAAGCCGCTCATGGCGGAAGTTGTCGGATTCCGCGACAACAAGGTGCTCCTGATGCCGCTCGGCGAGCTGCAGGCGATAGGTCCGGGCTGTGATGTCGTGGGCACCGGGAAACCGTTGACCGTTCCGGTCGGTTCGGAGCTGCTCGGCAAAGTGCTGGACGGGTTGGGACAGCCTCTCGACGGATCTTTCCTCCCGACAAGGATGTCCAGCTATTCGACGACGGCGGTTCCGTCCAACCCGCTGGCCCGGCCGCGGGTGCTGGATCCGATCGGCGTCGGCGTACGGGCGATTGACGGCCTGCTGACGATCGGGAACGGGCAGCGCGTCGGCATATTCGCCGGCTCCGGGGTAGGGAAGAGTACCCTGCTCGGCATGATAGCGCGCAATACGGCGGCTGATGTGAACGTGATTGCCCTCATCGGCGAGCGCGGCCGCGAAGTGCTCGAGTTCATCGAGCGCGATCTCGGTCCGGAAGGGCTGGCGCGGTCGGTCGTTGTCGTCGCGACTTCAGATCAGCCGGCGCTGGTCCGCATCAAGGGGGCGCTGATCGCGACCACGATTGCGGAATATTTCCGGGACCGCGGCATGAACGTGATGCTCATGATGGATTCGGTGACCCGTTACGCGATGGCGATGCGTGAAGTCGGACTGGCGATCGGCGAGCCTCCTGCGACCCGAGGATATACGCCTTCCGTCTTCGCCAGCCTGCCGAAGCTGCTGGAGCGCTCCGGAACAGGCCCGTCCGGCTCGATTACGGCCTTCTATACGGTGCTCGTCGATGGAGACGACATGAACGAGCCGATTGCCGATGCCGTACGCGGGATTTTGGATGGTCATATCGTCCTGAACCGGAATATCGCGAACAAGGGGCATTTTCCCGCGATCGATATTCTTGCCAGCGTGAGCCGGGTGATGAAGGACATCGTGCCCCGCGATCATCAATTGGCAGCAGAGCAGCTGAAGCGGCTTCTCGCAGTGTACCGTGAATCTGAGGATTTGATTAATATCGGCGCATATCAGCGGGGAAGCAACCCCGCCATAGACGAAGCACTTGAATTTATAGATGACATTCATGCGTTTACGAAGCAGAGAATCGATGAAAGTGCTCCTTACAACGAGACGATTGAACGATTATTAATGCAATTTCCAGGAGGATGA
- a CDS encoding flagellar export protein FliJ — MRGFQYALQKVLDLKTNEKKQAEWILSEAMGDLMTKESQLQQCTADLLHAREELQRQVDARASASSLQVWQQYIAYMESQVDLANERVNAAEANVQNKQGELAIRMTDEKVWTKAREKAEVQFKQRLATWEQNELDELATVRYHMAAR; from the coding sequence GTGCGTGGCTTTCAATACGCTTTGCAAAAAGTGCTTGACTTGAAGACCAATGAGAAAAAGCAGGCGGAATGGATATTGTCGGAAGCAATGGGAGATCTGATGACGAAGGAGAGCCAGCTTCAGCAGTGCACGGCAGATCTCCTGCACGCTCGCGAAGAACTCCAGCGCCAGGTAGATGCTCGCGCATCCGCATCCAGCCTTCAGGTCTGGCAGCAATATATCGCCTATATGGAATCGCAGGTTGACCTGGCGAACGAGCGGGTCAACGCCGCAGAAGCCAATGTTCAGAACAAGCAGGGCGAGCTGGCCATACGGATGACCGACGAAAAAGTGTGGACCAAGGCCAGGGAAAAGGCGGAAGTGCAATTCAAACAGCGACTGGCTACGTGGGAACAGAACGAATTGGACGAACTGGCGACCGTTCGCTACCATATGGCAGCCCGCTAG
- a CDS encoding MotE family protein: MRVAEMNQESVEKESGYSGFERFLFFATPILFTIILLAVLLTLFNANWRNQMIALAENIPIVNQWISSDKDKAEGKEPGKAKKENKNIQKEQEEQIAELKALLASKDADLRNLADARKTLEEQVANLNKEIKDLRAERHEEQVTEEQYAQQVKDLANLYAKMMPSKSAPILENLATEELVLVLDAMKQEDRAKILEKMNPKVAADASIRLKDVKPADNLEVRALQARLKKNEASKEAHNGLDRTQLSQTFASMTPKSAASILLETAKISPEKALNVLNTVDDATRSRLLNAMTEEDKEATAKLVSKLLPSK, from the coding sequence ATGAGAGTGGCAGAGATGAATCAGGAATCAGTAGAAAAGGAAAGTGGATATTCGGGCTTTGAACGGTTTTTGTTCTTTGCGACCCCAATTTTGTTTACGATCATTTTGTTAGCCGTGCTGCTCACGCTGTTCAATGCGAATTGGCGCAATCAGATGATAGCCTTGGCGGAAAATATCCCGATCGTAAATCAATGGATTTCTTCCGATAAGGATAAAGCCGAGGGCAAAGAACCCGGCAAAGCGAAGAAAGAGAACAAAAACATTCAAAAGGAACAGGAAGAGCAGATTGCCGAACTGAAGGCGCTGTTGGCTTCCAAGGACGCTGACCTCCGCAATTTGGCCGATGCACGCAAGACGCTCGAGGAGCAGGTCGCGAATCTGAATAAGGAAATCAAGGATTTGCGGGCCGAACGGCACGAAGAACAGGTGACGGAAGAGCAGTATGCGCAGCAGGTGAAGGATCTGGCGAATCTGTACGCCAAGATGATGCCGAGCAAATCGGCTCCGATTCTGGAGAACTTGGCGACGGAGGAGCTCGTTCTTGTGCTGGATGCGATGAAGCAGGAGGATCGCGCGAAGATACTGGAAAAGATGAATCCGAAGGTGGCCGCTGACGCGTCGATCCGGCTCAAGGATGTGAAGCCGGCGGACAACCTGGAGGTCCGGGCGCTGCAGGCGCGCCTCAAAAAGAATGAAGCGTCGAAGGAAGCCCACAATGGACTTGATCGGACGCAGCTCAGTCAGACCTTCGCGAGCATGACGCCGAAGAGCGCGGCCAGCATTTTGCTGGAAACGGCGAAAATCAGTCCGGAGAAGGCGCTCAACGTGCTGAATACGGTAGATGACGCGACCCGCTCCCGCCTGCTGAATGCGATGACGGAGGAGGACAAGGAAGCGACAGCCAAGCTCGTGTCGAAGCTGCTTCCAAGCAAATGA
- the flgG gene encoding flagellar basal body rod protein FlgG yields the protein MIRSMYSGVSGMRGFQTKLDVIGNNIANVNTVGFKGSRVMFKDIMSQTIDGTTAPNDNSGGVNAKQIGLGVSLASIDTVHTPGSAMTTNRPLDLRIDGDGFFAVSLGDDQDVPFLTRAGDFHLDANRQLVTSDGLYVLDSGGGVIELGDDVVAFSISQTGEIIAKMDDGSTEPTGTQLGMVKVVNPEGLEKIGGNLYRLTPNAVEGDGDVELVTANDPEAGTGAIIAGQLEMSNVDLTGEFTEMIVAQRGFQANSRIITTSDEVLQEVVNLKR from the coding sequence ATGATTCGATCGATGTATTCCGGCGTATCCGGCATGCGCGGTTTTCAGACGAAACTGGACGTCATTGGCAACAACATTGCCAACGTCAATACCGTTGGCTTCAAAGGCAGCCGCGTCATGTTCAAGGACATTATGAGCCAGACGATAGACGGCACGACAGCGCCGAACGATAACTCCGGCGGGGTGAACGCCAAGCAGATCGGGCTCGGCGTCTCCCTCGCTTCCATCGATACCGTGCATACGCCGGGAAGTGCGATGACGACGAACCGTCCGCTCGACTTGCGTATCGACGGCGACGGCTTCTTCGCTGTCTCGTTAGGCGATGATCAGGACGTTCCGTTCCTGACGCGCGCAGGCGACTTCCATCTGGATGCGAACCGGCAGCTGGTCACCTCGGACGGCTTGTATGTGCTCGATTCCGGCGGCGGGGTTATCGAACTGGGTGATGATGTTGTCGCCTTCTCTATCTCGCAGACCGGCGAGATCATCGCGAAGATGGATGACGGATCGACTGAACCGACAGGCACGCAGCTTGGCATGGTCAAGGTCGTTAACCCGGAAGGTCTTGAGAAAATCGGGGGCAATCTGTACCGCCTAACCCCGAACGCGGTCGAGGGTGACGGCGATGTCGAGCTCGTCACCGCGAATGACCCGGAGGCAGGCACCGGCGCGATTATCGCTGGCCAGCTTGAAATGTCGAACGTCGACCTGACGGGCGAATTCACCGAAATGATCGTGGCCCAGCGCGGCTTCCAGGCGAACTCGCGCATCATTACGACATCCGATGAAGTGCTGCAGGAAGTCGTCAATCTGAAGCGATAA
- the fliG gene encoding flagellar motor switch protein FliG: protein MTKGSGALTGRQKAAILLITLGPEVSAQIFKHLRDEEIEQLTLEIANVRKVDAAEKESVMSEFHQICLAQEYISQGGISYAKEILEKALGSQKAVDIINRLTATLQVRPFDFARKAEASQIFNFIQNENAQTIALVLSYLQTEQASTILSSLPQEKQAEVARRVALMDSTSPEVISQVEHVLEQKLSSTVTQDYTSAGGIESVVKILNGVDRGTERTILDSLEIQDPELAEEIKKRMFVFEDIVNIDNRSIQRIIRDIDNADLQLALKVASEEVREAIFRNMSKRMADTFKEEMEFMGPVRLRDVEEAQTRIVSTIRRLEESGEIIIARGGGDDIVV, encoded by the coding sequence GTGACAAAAGGAAGCGGAGCATTGACCGGCAGACAGAAAGCAGCGATTTTGCTCATCACGCTCGGACCTGAGGTGTCAGCCCAAATCTTTAAGCACTTGCGGGATGAGGAAATCGAACAATTAACATTAGAAATTGCGAATGTGCGCAAGGTGGATGCGGCGGAAAAAGAGTCGGTCATGAGCGAGTTCCACCAGATCTGCCTGGCGCAGGAGTACATATCCCAGGGCGGCATCAGTTACGCCAAGGAGATTCTCGAGAAGGCGTTGGGCTCGCAGAAGGCGGTCGATATTATCAACCGCCTGACCGCAACGCTGCAGGTCAGACCATTTGACTTTGCGCGCAAGGCGGAAGCGTCGCAGATTTTCAACTTTATTCAGAATGAAAATGCCCAAACCATCGCCCTCGTGCTCTCTTATCTGCAGACGGAGCAGGCATCGACGATCCTGTCTTCCCTTCCGCAGGAGAAGCAGGCCGAGGTGGCGCGGAGAGTCGCCTTGATGGACAGCACGTCCCCGGAAGTGATCAGCCAGGTCGAGCACGTGCTGGAACAGAAGCTGTCGTCGACCGTGACGCAGGATTATACAAGCGCGGGCGGAATCGAGTCGGTCGTCAAGATTTTGAACGGCGTCGACCGCGGAACCGAACGCACGATTCTGGATTCCCTGGAGATTCAGGATCCGGAGCTGGCGGAAGAGATCAAGAAGAGAATGTTTGTATTCGAAGATATCGTCAATATCGACAACCGCTCTATCCAACGCATCATTCGGGATATTGACAATGCCGACCTGCAGCTTGCGCTCAAAGTGGCAAGCGAGGAAGTGCGCGAAGCGATCTTCCGCAACATGTCCAAGCGGATGGCCGATACATTCAAGGAAGAAATGGAATTTATGGGACCGGTTCGGCTGCGCGACGTGGAAGAGGCGCAGACGCGGATCGTGTCGACGATTCGCCGCTTAGAAGAGTCGGGTGAGATTATCATCGCACGCGGCGGAGGAGATGATATCGTTGTCTAA
- a CDS encoding flagellar basal body-associated FliL family protein: MKRMMPWMITLLLALTLIALVVIMMINTNGKGNAPGAQQVQTVRLSADEIVEMTSTMTDIKTNLADRNYIVLTGFAFQMDTKKTKEQFDKIKDVRIKPLILRTLADMKPEDLQGMKGQDQLCAKLLELINKQLPEGKVVQVDLTDFILSPI; the protein is encoded by the coding sequence ATGAAACGAATGATGCCGTGGATGATCACACTCCTGCTTGCGCTGACCCTGATCGCCCTTGTCGTGATTATGATGATTAATACGAATGGCAAGGGCAATGCGCCTGGAGCACAGCAAGTGCAGACTGTAAGATTATCGGCCGATGAAATCGTCGAGATGACGTCAACGATGACAGACATCAAAACGAATCTGGCAGATCGCAACTATATCGTACTGACCGGCTTCGCGTTCCAAATGGACACAAAGAAGACAAAAGAACAGTTCGATAAGATCAAAGATGTTCGCATCAAGCCTCTCATTCTCAGAACCTTGGCTGATATGAAACCGGAAGACTTGCAAGGTATGAAGGGTCAGGATCAGCTGTGTGCCAAGTTGCTCGAACTGATTAATAAGCAATTGCCGGAAGGCAAGGTCGTTCAAGTGGACTTGACGGACTTTATACTTTCGCCGATTTGA
- a CDS encoding TIGR02530 family flagellar biosynthesis protein, producing MNIGGPFGHLGPTAPIQAVQQPERLKPARQSESKASFQQLFQQELQRTNDVRFSHHARTRMTERGMNLTPELVAKMNQAMNQAEEKGARQSLVIMNNQAFIVNVPSRTVITALDEATRQNHVFTQIDSAILLND from the coding sequence ATGAATATCGGAGGCCCATTTGGGCATTTAGGCCCAACCGCGCCGATACAGGCCGTCCAGCAGCCTGAACGGCTGAAGCCGGCCCGGCAGAGCGAGAGCAAGGCAAGCTTCCAGCAGCTCTTTCAACAGGAGCTGCAGCGCACGAACGACGTCCGCTTCAGCCATCATGCGAGGACCCGCATGACAGAGCGCGGCATGAACCTGACCCCGGAGCTCGTGGCCAAGATGAATCAGGCGATGAATCAGGCCGAGGAGAAGGGGGCACGGCAATCGCTCGTCATTATGAACAACCAGGCCTTCATCGTCAATGTGCCGTCCCGTACCGTCATTACGGCTTTGGATGAAGCGACACGGCAGAATCATGTTTTTACGCAGATCGACAGCGCCATTCTCCTCAATGATTGA